In the genome of Vicia villosa cultivar HV-30 ecotype Madison, WI linkage group LG7, Vvil1.0, whole genome shotgun sequence, one region contains:
- the LOC131618114 gene encoding probable LRR receptor-like serine/threonine-protein kinase At1g05700, with protein sequence MKQTTIRMSLHFLSVLQCVLTIFVLIQAQDQSGFISIDCGLPENTGYAETSTGINYISDAKFIDTGVSIRIPSIGNTVLQQLEHVRSFPSGVRNCYKIDVTNDTKYLIRASFYYGNYDDLNDPPQFELHFGPNAWDTVKFTNLSRIETSEIIYTPSLDYIQPCLVNTGKGTPFISVIELRTLNKQAYVTYSTNSVLSNFFRFDLGSITNLNYRYKDDDYDRQWFPFNWDLMKKLSTDEDILTQNIYRPPGIVMSTAVTPINESAPIQFNWDSGNLNDQYYSYLHFNEVEKLAENETRAFNITVNGLLMYGPEIPAYRSVDTIFSTVTLTGARKYIFSLIKAENSTLPPIINAFEVYKLLDFSQSETNQDDVDTMTSIKKAYGVARNWEGDPCGPVKYMWEGLNCSIGDSNNPPRITTLNLSSSGLTGQIVSSISKLSMLQYLDLSNNSLDGPLPDFLIQLRSLKVLNVGKNNLSGLVPSGLLERSERGSLLLSVDDNHNLCMKEPCKKKKSFVALIASLSALLVILLLLFGFWIFKKRKVLTSSNSKKEGSKKSKHQIFSLAEIINITENFKTIIGEGGFGKVYIGILQDQTQVAVKRLSPSSMQGYKEFQSEAQLLTIVHHKNLVSLIGYCDDGEVKALIYEYMTNGNLQQHLLGGNSNILKWNDRINIAVDAAYGIDYMHNGIKPPIVHRDLKPSNILLDDKMHAKIADFGLNRVFGNDLDSHISTRPAGTFGYLDPECQRTGNISKTNDVYSFGIILFVLITGRQAIERAAGESVHILEWASPIIEGGDIKNVIDPRLKGEFNMNSAWKVVEIAMSCILQVAAERPDISQILAGLNECLSLEMVQRNHGRERDIVEVPSVCMELESYPAAR encoded by the exons ATGAAGCAAACTACGATAAGAATGTCCCTACATTTTCTCTCTGTGTTGCAATGTGTCCTtactatttttgttttgatacaaGCTCAAGATCAATCAG GATTCATAAGCATAGATTGTGGTCTACCTGAAAACACTGGCTATGCAGAAACAAGCACAGGCATAAACTACATTTCAGATGCAAAATTCATAGATACAGGTGTATCTATCAGAATTCCCTCTATAGGCAACACTGTCCTACAGCAACTAGAGCATGTAAGAAGCTTTCCTAGTGGAGTAAGAAACTGTTACAAAATAGATGTAACAAATGATACCAAATACTTAATCAGAGCTTCATTCTATTACGGAAACTATGATGATCTAAATGATCCACCACAATTTGAACTTCATTTTGGACCTAATGCGTGGGATACGGTGAAGTTCACAAACTTATCGCGCATCGAGACCAGTGAAATCATTTACACTCCGTCGCTAGATTACATACAGCCATGTCTTGTTAACACTGGCAAAGGGACTCCTTTCATTTCGGTTATAGAATTGAGGACTTTGAACAAACAAGCTTATGTCACATATTCTACTAATTCAGTGTTATCGAATTTCTTTCGATTTGATTTAGGTTCCATCACGAACTTGAATTACAG GTACAAAGACGATGATTATGACCGGCAGTGGTTTCCTTTTAACTGGGATTTGATGAAAAAACTAAGCACCGATGAAGATATATTAACTCAGAATATTTATAGGCCACCAGGAATTGTTATGAGCACTGCTGTTACACCAATAAATGAGAGTGCTCCTATACAATTTAATTGGGATTCAGGAAATCTAAATGATCAATATTACTCATATTTGCACTTCAATGAGGTTGAGAAGCTGGCTGAAAATGAAACTAGAGCATTCAATATCACAGTGAATGGATTACTTATGTATGGACCTGAGATACCTGCATACAGATCAGTAGATACTATATTTAGCACAGTAACTTTGACAGGAGCCAGAAAGTATATATTTTCCCTTATTAAGGCAGAGAATTCAACTCTTCCACCTATCATCAATGCCTTTGAGGTTTATAAGCTACTAGACTTCTCACAATCAGAAACAAACCAGGATGACG TTGATACTATGACAAGCATCAAGAAGGCTTATGGGGTGGCTAGAAATTGGGAGGGAGATCCATGCGGTCCTGTGAAGTATATGTGGGAAGGTCTAAACTGTAGTATTGGTGATAGCAATAACCCTCCAAGAATCACAACTTT GAATTTGTCTTCAAGTGGATTGACAGGGCAGATAGTATCTTCTATATCAAAGCTCTCTATGCTACAATATTT GGATTTATCAAACAATAGCTTAGACGGTCCTTTACCAGATTTTCTGATACAACTGCGGTCACTAAAAGTATT AAATGTGGGAAAGAACAATCTTTCAGGGTTAGTTCCAAGTGGACTACTAGAGAGATCAGAAAGAGGTTCATTATTATTGAG TGTGGATGATAATCATAATCTTTGTATGAAGGAACCATGCAAAAAGAAGAAATCGTTTGTAGCGCTTATTGCATCATTGTCTGCATTACTTGTAATCCTCTTACTTTTATTTGGATTTTGGATATTCAAAAAGCGAAAAG TACTTACATCTTCAAATTCTAAGAAAGAAGGTTCAAAGAaatcaaaacatcaaatattcagTCTTGCTGAAATTATAAATATTACTGAAAACTTCAAAACTATAATTGGGGAAGGAGGATTTGGAAAAGTTTACATTGGCATTCTACAAGACCAAACCCAAGTCGCTGTTAAGAGACTTTCACCATCATCAATGCAAGGTTATAAGGAATTTCAATCAGAG GCACAACTTCTAACAATTGTTCATCATAAAAATTTGGTCTCCCTCATTGGATATTGTGATGATGGTGAAGTAAAAGCATTAATTTATGAGTACATGACCAATGGAAATCTACAACAACACTTGTTGG GAGGAAATTCAAATATCTTAAAATGGAATGACAGGATTAACATTGCAGTTGATGCGGCATACG GAATTGATTATATGCATAATGGAATTAAACCCCCTATTGTGCATAGAGATTTGAAGCCTTCCAACATATTATTGGATGATAAAATGCATGCCAAGATTGCGGATTTTGGTCTAAATAGAGTTTTTGGTAATGATCTTGATTCCCATATATCCACACGTCCCGCTGGTACATTTGGCTACCTTGATCCTGA ATGTCAGAGAACAGGCAACATAAGCAAAACAAATGATGTCTATAGCTTTGGAATAATTCTATTTGTGTTGATCACCGGTCGTCAAGCAATAGAAAGAGCAGCTGGAGAAAGCGTTCACATACTCGAATGGGCTAGTCCTATAATCGAAGGAGGAGATATTAAAAATGTAATTGATCCAAGGTTGAAGGGTGAATTCAATATGAATTCAGCATGGAAAGTTGTAGAGATTGCAATGTCATGCATTTTGCAAGTTGCTGCAGAAAGGCCAGACATAAGTCAAATATTGGCAGGGCTAAATGAATGTCTATCTTTGGAGATGGTTCAGAGGAATcatggaagagaaagagatatAGTTGAAGTGCCTTCTGTATGTATGGAGTTAGAATCTTATCCTGCAGCTAGGTAA
- the LOC131616316 gene encoding inositol oxygenase 1-like, with protein sequence MTILIDQHDGFGSDVEAKTVPGNETELVLDGGFVLPQANSFGHTFRDYAAESHRQEGVENFYRKNHIYQSFDFVKKMREEYGKLNRVEMSIWECCELLNEVVDESDPDLDEPQIEHLLQTAEAIRKDYPNEDWLHLTGLIHDLGKVLLLPSFGGLPQWAVVGDTYPVGCRFDDSIVHHKYFKENPDYNNSAYNTKYGIYSEKCGLNNVMMSWGHDDYMYLVAKENKTTLPSAAMFIIRYHSFYALHREGAYKHLMNDEDVENLKWLQIFNKYDLYSKSKVRIDVEKVKPYYLSLIEKYFPAKLNW encoded by the exons ATGACTATCCTCATTGATCAACATGATGGTTTTG GATCAGATGTAGAGGCAAAGACAGTGCCAGGGAATGAGACAGAACTTGTTTTGGACGGTGGATTTGTTCTGCCACAGGCCAACTCATTTGGTCACACTTTTAG GGATTATGCTGCTGAAAGTCATAGGCAAGAGGGAGTGGAAAACTTCTACAGAAAAAATCACATTTACCAATCCTTTGATTTC GTGAAGAAAATGAGAGAGGAGTATGGAAAATTGAACAGGGTAGAGATGAGTATATGGGAATGTTGTGAACTTCTTAATGAAGTGGTGGATGAAAGTGATCCTGATTTGGATGAACCACAAATTGAGCATTTGCTACAAACAGCTGAAGCTATAAGAAAGGATTACCCAAATGAAGATTGGCTCCACTTAACTGGCCTTATCCATG ATCTTGGCAAAGTGCTTCTCCTCCCCAGTTTTGGAGGACTGCCTCAATGGGCTGTTGTAG GTGACACATACCCAGTTGGCTGCAGATTTGATGACTCCATTGTTCATCACAAG TATTTTAAGGAAAATCCAGACTATAACAACTCTGCATACAATACTAAATATGGAATTTACTCTGAGAAATGTGGACTTAAcaatgtcatgatgtcatgggGACATGATGACTACATGTATCTA GTTGCAAAGGAGAACAAAACTACTCTTCCCTCAGCTGCTATGTTCATTATAAGATACCATTCTTTTTATG CATTACATAGGGAAGGAGCCTATAAACACTTGATGAATGATGAGGATGTTGAGAATCTCAAATGGCTCCAAATTTTCAA CAAATATGATCTCTACAGCAAGAGCAAAGTTCGAATTGATGTTGAAAAAGTGAAACCATACTATCTTTCACTCATtgaaaag TACTTCCCTGCAAAGCTGAATTGGTGA
- the LOC131616315 gene encoding probable LRR receptor-like serine/threonine-protein kinase At1g05700 has product MKQTVMRMSLHFLSALLGIFTILVLIQAQDQSGFISIDCGLPEGSNYTEKTTGIYYISDAKFIDSGVSMSISAAEKISHQQQQLHFVRSFPNGVRNCYRITVTSGNKYLIRASFYYGNYDNLNKPPQFDILLGTDVWDTVKLPNASSLFTFREIIYTASQDYIQPCLVNTGNGTPFISAIELRTLKNDTYVTDSAKSVLSFFLRYDLGSTTNSEYRYKDDVYDRIWLPYESSDDWRRLSTSLNNDDLYQNVYRPPGIVMSTAVTPVNSSAPIQFEWDADNVDDQYYQYFHFTEVVDLAENETRAFNITRNGKLFYGHEIPGYRLVNTIFSRSAFTGAKRYTITLDKTKNSTLPPTLNAIEVYKVKDFSQSQTQQDDVDTITIIKKAYAVARNWEGDPCGPVKYMWEGLNCISDDVFGIPRITSLNLSSSGLTGELVYSISKLTMLQHLNFSNNSLTGSLPENLIQLQSLQVLDLSNNILSGPIPDFLMQLSSLKVLNLGKNRFTGSVPSELLERSKTGSLSLSLNDNPNLCMRESCKKKNLVVPLTALFSVLIAILLISLGFWAFRRLKVTSSNSKKRGLMKSKHQVFSSTEIIDITDNFKTIIGEGGFGKVYVGVLQNQTQVAVKILSPSSMQGYKEFQSEAQHLMIVHHRNLVSLVGYCDEDEIKALIYEYMANGNLQQQLLVENSKILKWNERLNIVVDAARGLDYLHNGCQPPIMHRDLKPSNILLDENMHAKIADFGLSRVFDNDVDSHISTRPAGTLGYADPEFQRTGNINKKNDIYSFGIILFVLITGRQAIVRAAGKNIHILEWVIPIIEEGNIQNVVDSRLEGEFSIDSIWKVVKIAKSCISQITTERPDISQILIELKECLSLEMVHRHTETENDLIELTTSSFQSVTAPFAR; this is encoded by the exons ATGAAGCAAACAGTGATGAGAATGTCCCTACATTTTCTTTCAGCATTGCTTGGTATCTTTACTATTTTGGTTTTGATACAAGCTCAAGACCAATCAG GTTTCATTAGCATAGATTGTGGGCTACCTGAAGGTTCGAACTATACAGAGAAGACGACAGGCATATATTACATATCAGATGCGAAATTCATAGATAGTGGTGTGAGTATGAGTATATCAGCTGCAGAAAAGATTAGTCATCAACAACAGCAATTACATTTTGTAAGGAGCTTTCCTAATGGGGTCCGAAACTGTTACAGAATAACTGTAACAAGCGgtaataaatatttgattagaGCCAGTTTCTATTATGGAAACTATGATAATTTAAATAAGCCACCACAGTTTGATATTCTTCTTGGAACTGATGTATGGGATACAGTGAAGCTTCCCAATGCATCATCACTCTTTACGTTCAGGGAGATCATTTACACCGCATCACAAGATTATATACAACCATGTCTTGTTAACACAGGCAATGGAACTCCATTCATTTCAGCAATAGAATTGAGGACTTTGAAGAATGACACTTATGTCACAGACTCAGCTAAATCAGTCTTATCATTCTTCCTCAGATATGATTTAGGTTCAACCACAAACTCAGAATACAG GTACAAAGATGATGTTTATGACCGCATCTGGTTGCCTTATGAATCCAGTGATGATTGGAGACGATTAAGCACCTCACTTAACAATGATGATCTATATCAGAATGTTTATAGACCACCTGGAATTGTGATGAGCACTGCTGTTACACCTGTAAATTCCAGTGCCCCTATACAATTTGAATGGGATGCTGATAATGTCGATGACCAATACTACCAGTATTTCCACTTTACTGAGGTCGTGGATCTGGCTGAAAATGAAACAAGAGCATTCAATATCACACGGAATGGAAAACTTTTTTATGGACATGAGATACCTGGATACCGATTAGTAAATACCATATTTAGCAGATCAGCTTTCACTGGAGCCAAAAGGTATACAATTACCCTTGATAAGACAAAGAATTCAACCCTTCCACCCACCCTCAATGCCATTGAGGTTTATAAAGTAAAAGACTTCTCACAGTCACAAACTCAACAGGATGATG TTGATACTATCACAATCATCAAGAAGGCTTATGCTGTGGCTAGAAATTGGGAAGGAGATCCATGTGGTCCTGTGAAGTATATGTGGGAAGGCCTAAACTGTATTTCTGATGATGTCTTTGgcattccaagaatcacatcttt AAATTTGTCTTCAAGTGGACTCACAGGAGAGTTAGTATATTCCATATCGAAGCTGACTATGCTGCAGCATTT GAATTTTTCAAACAATAGCTTAACCGGATCTTTGCCTGAAAATCTGATACAACTCCAGTCACTACAAGTTTT GGATTTATCAAACAATATCTTAAGCGGCCCCATACCCGATTTTCTGATGCAACTCTCGTCTCTAAAAGTTTT AAACTTGGGGAAGAACAGATTTACAGGATCTGTTCCAAGCGAACTTCTTGAGAGATCTAAAACAGGTTCTTTATCGCTGAG TTTGAATGATAATCCCAATCTTTGTATGAGGGAATCTTGCAAAAAGAAGAATTTAGTTGTACCACTAACTGCATTGTTTTCAGTATTAATTGCAATCCTCTTGATTTCTCTTGGATTTTGGGCTTTTAGAAGACTAAAAG TTACATCTTCAAATTCTAAGAAAAGGGGTTTAATGAAGTCAAAACATCAAGTGTTCAGTTCCACTGAAATTATCGATATAACTGATAACTTCAAAACTATTATTGGAGAAGGTGGATTTGGAAAAGTTTATGTTGGTGTTCTACAAAATCAAACTCAAGTTGCTGTTAAGATACTTTCACCATCCTCCATGCAAGGCTATAAGGAATTTCAATCAGAG GCACAACATCTGATGATTGTTCATCATAGAAATTTAGTCTCTCTCGTTGGGTATTGCGATGAAGATGAAATCAAAGCATTGATCTATGAATACATGGCCAATGGAAATCTCCAACAACAATTACTAG ttgaaaattcaaaaatcttAAAGTGGAATGAGAGACTTAACATTGTAGTCGATGCAGCACGCG GATTGGATTATCTGCATAATGGATGTCAACCACCAATCATGCATAGAGATTTGAAACCTTCCAATATATTACTAGATGAAAACATGCATGCCAAGATAGCAGATTTTGGTCTAAGTAGGGTTTTCGATAACGATGTTGATTCTCATATATCAACGCGCCCTGCTGGTACACTTGGTTATGCTGATCCTGA ATTTCAAAGAACgggaaacataaataaaaaaaatgatatctATAGTTTTGGAATAATTCTATTTGTGTTGATAACGGGTCGTCAGGCTATAGTAAGAGCAGCTGGAAAAAATATTCACATACTTGAATGGGTTATTCCTATAATTGAAGAAGGAAATATTCAAAATGTTGTTGATTCAAGGTTAGAGGGTGAATTTAGCATCGATTCAATATGGAAAGTTGTAAAGATTGCCAAGTCTTGCATTTCTCAAATTACAACTGAAAGACCAGACATAAGCCAAATATTGATAGAACTGAAAGAGTGTTTATCTTTAGAGATGGTTCACAGACATACAGAAACAGAAAACGATTTGATTGAATTGACTACTTCATCATTTCAATCAGTAACCGCTCCATTTGCTAGATAA